The window TCTTCGATTGAAATGATGCTTTCAATAGGGAAAATAACGGATAAAGAAGATGAGTCTAATAGATTAGTTGAATATATTAAAAAAGAATTTGACTCCTTAAGTATACCTAATCAGCAAACTAAAGTAGCTTATTGTATATGGAAAAATCCATGGATGTGGGCAGGGTCTGCTAACTACATTTCAAATATGTTAGAATTATGTGGTTTCAAAAATGTGATTGATATTCATCGTTATCCTGAAATTTCAATGGATGATATTATCAATAAAAAACCTGAATTAGTTTTTCTTTCATCTGAACCCTTTCCATTTAAGGAAGAGCATATTTCAGAACTTAAAAAACAATATCCAAATACCAATTTTAAAATTGTTGATGGGGAGATGTTCAGTTGGTATGGAAGTAGAATGCTAAAACTTCCAAATTATGCTCAATTATTGCTCAGTGAGATTGAATCCGAAACGATTTAAATCTTCCCAAAACGAGGGATAAGATTTATTTACAACCTCAACATCCAAAATTGAAATGTCATGAAGCATGGCTAATGGAGCAAACCCCATAGCCATTCTATGGTCTTCATAAGTTGCAATTTCAAGGCCTTGTCTAAACTTGAAATTATTGGAATCCATCATCCAATGTGAATCATTTAGTTCTTTTAATTCTACACTAAATTTTGCTAATTCTTGGGTTAAGGCAACAACTCTATCTGTTTCCTTTATTTTTAGACTTTCAAGGCCAGTCATTTTCATATTAATACCTAATGCTGCTGCACAAGGTAATATCGTTTGAGCCAAGTCAGGAAACTTCTTAAAATCTATAGTTAGATTAGCTTTAATATTGGTCGATACTTTTTCAAGAATTAGTTGAGTATCATCAAATGAATATTTTACACCAAAATCCTTTGTAATTTCTTTTATGATACTATCTCCTTGGAAGCTTTTTTCTTTTAAACCGGTTAATATCACTTTCTTTCCTATATCAGATAATGCAATAATTGAAAACCAATAGCTTGCCGCTGACCAGTCAGTTTCCACTGATATATTAGAATTTTGATATTCTTGAGCTTGAATTGAAATCTTATTCTCATTAAAAGTATGTTCAATTCCAGCTAGCTTCATTAAACCCAAGGTCATATCAATATAAGGTTTGCTGAAAATTGGTGTTTTTATGCTTATTTCTAGCCCATTTTTTAATTTTGGTGCAATCATAAGTAAAGCAGAAATGTATTGACTACTAATATTGCCTGGAATTGAAATTTGATTGGTTTTTTGCTCTTTAAATGATTCGATTTTTAAGGGAGGGAACCCTTCTTCTTTTATATATTCTATACTGGCTCCACTTTTTTGTAATGCTTCTACTAAAATTTTAATTGGTCTTTTTTGCATTCTTTCTGTTCCTGTAATGCACACTTCTTGTGTAGTAGATATTGCTAAATAGGCAGTGAGAAAACGCATAGCAGTGCCTGCATCTAAAACATCAAATTCTTTAAGATTATTTTTTTCCTTTAATAATTTTATTAGAGTTTGAGTGTCTCTTGCTTTTGATAAATTAGAAATATTAATTTTATCATTCGATAGGGCTTTCATAATCAATAAGCGATTCGATTCGCTTTTCGAACTAGGAGGATTTATCAATGATATGTCCGGACTGGACGAATAATTATATCTTTTTATAAAATAATTCAAAATAATCTTAAATAATTTAAACTGTTTTTATTTCTTCAGCGTTTAATTCTTATCAACTTTAAAATTATACTATATGAGTGCAACGAGTAAATCAATTTTTTCTTTTCTAGCTGGAGCTGCAACAGTAGTGGCTGCTGGAGCTTTTCTTAGCAGTAAAAATGGTAAAAAAGTAAAGAAAAACGTAGTAAACAGATTACGCAACTTCAAAAAAGAAACACAGGAAAATATTAATACCGATTGGTTCAATGATATTAGTGATTCTGCTTTACATAGCGCTAGAACATTTCGAAAAAAAGTAAAACTATAATACTTCATTTAAGGCACTTTCAAGTAAAATTTCATCAATCTCTATATTGTAAGTAGCCTGGCCTAATGTTTTTAATAAGCTCATATTGAGTTTACCATTATCATTTTTTTTATCCTGCAAACAAAGCCCTTTTAATTCATCAAAAGAGGCTTTTTTTATTTTTGGTTTATCATATAGCTTACTCAGTTCACCTTTGATTAACCTATAATCTTCAGAAGAAATGAATCCTTTTTTAAAGCTTAAAAAAGCCTCTGCTATCATTCCATTACCAATGGCTTCGCCATGTAGTAATTCATTTTCAGAACTTAATAAATGAGATTCAATAGCGTGCCCTATGGTGTGACCAAAATTTAATATTTTTCTTAATCCCTTTTCTTGCGGGTCAGCCTCTACCACTGACTTTTTAATATCAACTGATTTTTTAATTAATTGATTATCTACAGTTTTATAACCTTGATTTAAACATTCATTCCAATGCTTAAAATCAGCAATTAATCCATGTTTTAACATTTCAGCAAAGCCAGATTTTAGTTGCCTTTCATCTAATGATTCATGAAATAAAGAGTCAATTAATACAGCCTCTGCATTGCAGAATAGCCCAATGTGGTTTTTAAAACCGTTAAAATCTATTCCAGTTTTAGCACCTACACTTGCATCTACTTGTGCTAAAAGTGTAGTAGGAATATTGATGAATTTTATACCTCTTTTATAAGTTCCGGCACAAAATCCACCCATATCTGTAATTACTCCACCACCAAGATTAATCAATAAACTTCTCCGGTCTGCTTGTGCCTCAGTCAGGGAATTCCAAATATGAGTGCAACTTTCTAGAGTTTTATTTTTTTCACCTGAGTTTATTTGAATTATATTATGTTTCCCTATATGTTCAGTTATTAAAGGGTAACAATGCTTATGTGTATTTTCATCTACTAAAACAAAGAGTTTTGAAAAATCTGTTTTAGATAAAATGCTACTTATAAAACCAATGTTTTTAAAATATACTTTACTCATATAATAGTTAAAGGCTCTACAGCCTCGTTTGCAATTTGTTTTTCTTGCCTTTTGATTGATTCATCATGGATTGCAATGAGTAAGCTCTTCATAAATTTTTCACTCATATCTTTTTTTATACCTAGTTTCGTTCTACTGTCCAAAACATCTTGCCATCTGCCGCCTTGAAAAACCGATAAATCGTGAGCTTTTTTGTATGCACCTACTTGATCAATCAAATGAAATCGATCTGAAAGTAAATCTATTAGTTTTTGGTCAATATGATCGATAGATTCTCTCATTTCTTTTAAATTTTCAGGAATCTGATTTTCAAAATCAATTCTTTCTCTAAAAGAGATTTCTTTTAGAATGGTTAATAATTGCTCAGGATTTAATTGCTGTCGAGCATCTGACCAAGCTGCCTCCGGATTAGGATGCGTTTCTATCATCAAGCCATCCATTCCGAAATTCAATGCTCTTTGTGCTACATCAAAAATCATTTCAGACTTTCCTGCAATATGACTAGGGTCATTAATGATTTCTAAATCGGGTAATTCTAATTTAAGCTGCATCGCTAAATTCCAATTAGGTTTATTGCGATATATTTTGTCGTAAGGATCTGCAAAGCCTCTATGAATAGCAGCTAGTTTATTTATCCCCACTTTATTCATTCTTTCTAAGGCTCCTATCCATAATGCTAAGTCAGGATTTATTGGATTTTTAACCATTACAGGTATGTCAACTCCTTGAAGTGAGTCAGCAATTTCTTGCACAGAAAAAGGATTTACAGTAGTTCTTGCTCCAATCCATAAAACATCAATACCATGTTTTAAAGCTGATTCTACATGAGCCGCTTTGGCTACTTCAACACATACGGGTATGTTTAAACGATTTTTAACCTTTTGAAGCCAGGGTAAGGCTTGGTGGCCAAGTCCTTCAAAATTACCAGGTCGGGTTCTTGGCTTCCATATGCCTGCACGGAACATTCCTATCTGAGGTTCGCGCTCAAAGCTATTGCATAAATCATCAATTTGTTTTTCAGTTTCAACAGAACAAGGGCCGGCAATAATTACGTGTTTGCCTAAGCCAAGGCCCCAATTTTTCATTTTAAGTGTTTTCATATTCTTTCAGTTTAGATTTTGAGCATAAAAAAAGCCCGACTCTTGCGAACCGGGCTTGTAGTATGATTTAGTTTAGATTAGTAGTTACATAACATGACAAGGACCAACTCGCTGAAGCGGGCTATAATAAAAGTAAAAATAAAATCGTCCTTGTAAATTTCTCATGCTTCAAATGTATAATTCGATTTTCTTAAAACAAAATAAAATTTTATAAAAAATATAATAATAGATGAAAAATTCATCTATCTAACGTTTGTTAGCTTTTATATTTGGTGGTAATTATCTTCTGCAGATTATAAGATTTTACCGATAATTAATTACATTGGTATAGGTTTTAATTTAATGCCATTATCATGAAAGTTTTAAAAATTATAGGATTTACAGTTGTTGCAATTATTGTAGCCTTACTATTAATTGCTGCAGTAGCTGAAAATGATTATGCAGTTGAAAGAGAGATTATAGTTAATGAACCGAAAGATAAAGTCTTCGAATACATAAAGTATTTAAAGAATCAGGATAATTGGAGTAGGTGGGCAAGTGCTGATCCTAATATGAAAAAATCATTTTCAGGTACTGACGGACAGGTTGGTTTTGTTTCAGCTTGGGATAGCGATAATGAAGAAGTAGGTAAAGGAGAGCAAGAAATTACTAAAATTATAGAAGGGGAAAGAGTAGAAACAGAATTAAGATTTATTGAGCCATTTGAATCCACTGAAATGGCCTATATGGCAGTTGAAGAAATAGAAGCTGGAAAAACAAAAGTAATATGGGGATTTGAAGGGAGTATGGATTATCCGATGAATTTACTATTGCTGACTATGGATTTTGATGCCATGCTAGGAGCAGATTTTGAATACGGCTTAGGAAATTTAAAAGATATTTTAGAATCAGAATAATATAATTACTACATTTTCATTCAGGCAAAGAATGAAAATGTAGTTTCATTTTTTCTTTTATTAGGTATCTGAGCTAATATCTCTAGATTATAAAACTTCGCAGTTTCTGCATGGCAAATAGCTCCTGCTTTTTCAATATTTTCATTTGCTAATTTCTGTGCTGCTTCTGATGTGCTTGAGCAACTTATTAGCTCAGCACCTGAAAGTTTTTCGTTAATAAACCTTTTACTCTGGCTAATCGCCTTTTCATGAGAGTAAATTTTATCAATATCATTTAGGTTGGTCTTTTTTATCCCAGCAATACATAAATGAACTTCATAGTCCATTTCATCCAATTGATTATAGTTTCGGTTAATCTCATTTTCATGATTCTCAATTAAACCAGTATTGGAATTATATATGGCAATCCAGCCCAGATTCCCTGCTTTTACAGCTTCAAAAATTCCACCGAAGCTTTTACAGAATTCAATTTCGCTTTCTCCACCTAAATATTCTTTGCAGGAAAGGTGATGGAATGACCCCTCGGGACCTAAAGTATATACTTTCTTTTTATTCTTCATTATATATTTCTGTCTGAATTCTTATAGATTCATCATGGATATCTTGATAGATTGATTTTATAAAATCTGCATCTAAATGTAATTTTTTAGCCCATACTGGTCTGTTTTCAATGATTTTATTCCATCGATCTAATTGGAAAATGGCTACGTTTTTCTCTTTTTTATATTGCCCAATCTTTTTAACCAATTCAAGTCTTCTTGATAGAACTTCTAATAATTCTTTATCCGTTTCATCTATTTGATCTCGAATCCCTTCTAACTCGTTTTTAAAATCTTTATTTGGGAAACTCTTTTCTCTGATTTTTATAGAGTCAAGCATCTCTTTCAATGCTTTAGGAGTTAATTGCTGAGCAGCATCACTCCAAGCTTCGTTAGGTGATCGGTGAGACTCTATAATTAATCCGTCATACTGTAAATCCATCGCTTTTTGAGCAATTTCAAATAGTAATTCTCTTTTCCCAGCAATATGACTAGGGTCATTAATTAATAGTAAATCAGGAAAGTTTGATTTTAATTCAATAGGGATTTGCCATAAAGGAATATTCCTATAAATACTTTCTTGATATGTAGAAAATCCACGATGGATCGCACCCAGTTTTTTTATCCCTACCGCATCAAATCTTTCTAATGCTCCCATCCATAATGCCAAATCAGGATTGATGGGATTTTTAATTAAAATTGGTTTGTCCTCAACGCCTCTTACAGCATCGGCTATTTCTTGAACATTGAAGGGATTAACGGTGGTTCTGGCCCCAACCCATAAAATATCAATATCATTTTTAAGTGCTAATTCAACGTGTTCAGCTGA is drawn from Marivirga arenosa and contains these coding sequences:
- a CDS encoding ABC transporter substrate-binding protein, coding for MAIFQDQIGNSIELNTRPKRIISLVPSITEFLSDINLDKEVVGITKFCVHPKTWLKEKAVLGGTKQQHIDQIKDLKPDLIIANKEENTKDYVDQLADICPIYVSEVNDFDSSIEMMLSIGKITDKEDESNRLVEYIKKEFDSLSIPNQQTKVAYCIWKNPWMWAGSANYISNMLELCGFKNVIDIHRYPEISMDDIINKKPELVFLSSEPFPFKEEHISELKKQYPNTNFKIVDGEMFSWYGSRMLKLPNYAQLLLSEIESETI
- a CDS encoding 3-phosphoshikimate 1-carboxyvinyltransferase, with product MKALSNDKINISNLSKARDTQTLIKLLKEKNNLKEFDVLDAGTAMRFLTAYLAISTTQEVCITGTERMQKRPIKILVEALQKSGASIEYIKEEGFPPLKIESFKEQKTNQISIPGNISSQYISALLMIAPKLKNGLEISIKTPIFSKPYIDMTLGLMKLAGIEHTFNENKISIQAQEYQNSNISVETDWSAASYWFSIIALSDIGKKVILTGLKEKSFQGDSIIKEITKDFGVKYSFDDTQLILEKVSTNIKANLTIDFKKFPDLAQTILPCAAALGINMKMTGLESLKIKETDRVVALTQELAKFSVELKELNDSHWMMDSNNFKFRQGLEIATYEDHRMAMGFAPLAMLHDISILDVEVVNKSYPSFWEDLNRFGFNLTEQ
- a CDS encoding SRPBCC family protein; this encodes MKVLKIIGFTVVAIIVALLLIAAVAENDYAVEREIIVNEPKDKVFEYIKYLKNQDNWSRWASADPNMKKSFSGTDGQVGFVSAWDSDNEEVGKGEQEITKIIEGERVETELRFIEPFESTEMAYMAVEEIEAGKTKVIWGFEGSMDYPMNLLLLTMDFDAMLGADFEYGLGNLKDILESE
- the aroB gene encoding 3-dehydroquinate synthase, which encodes MSKVYFKNIGFISSILSKTDFSKLFVLVDENTHKHCYPLITEHIGKHNIIQINSGEKNKTLESCTHIWNSLTEAQADRRSLLINLGGGVITDMGGFCAGTYKRGIKFINIPTTLLAQVDASVGAKTGIDFNGFKNHIGLFCNAEAVLIDSLFHESLDERQLKSGFAEMLKHGLIADFKHWNECLNQGYKTVDNQLIKKSVDIKKSVVEADPQEKGLRKILNFGHTIGHAIESHLLSSENELLHGEAIGNGMIAEAFLSFKKGFISSEDYRLIKGELSKLYDKPKIKKASFDELKGLCLQDKKNDNGKLNMSLLKTLGQATYNIEIDEILLESALNEVL
- a CDS encoding chorismate mutase, whose amino-acid sequence is MKTLKMKNWGLGLGKHVIIAGPCSVETEKQIDDLCNSFEREPQIGMFRAGIWKPRTRPGNFEGLGHQALPWLQKVKNRLNIPVCVEVAKAAHVESALKHGIDVLWIGARTTVNPFSVQEIADSLQGVDIPVMVKNPINPDLALWIGALERMNKVGINKLAAIHRGFADPYDKIYRNKPNWNLAMQLKLELPDLEIINDPSHIAGKSEMIFDVAQRALNFGMDGLMIETHPNPEAAWSDARQQLNPEQLLTILKEISFRERIDFENQIPENLKEMRESIDHIDQKLIDLLSDRFHLIDQVGAYKKAHDLSVFQGGRWQDVLDSRTKLGIKKDMSEKFMKSLLIAIHDESIKRQEKQIANEAVEPLTII
- a CDS encoding prephenate dehydratase, which encodes MKNKKKVYTLGPEGSFHHLSCKEYLGGESEIEFCKSFGGIFEAVKAGNLGWIAIYNSNTGLIENHENEINRNYNQLDEMDYEVHLCIAGIKKTNLNDIDKIYSHEKAISQSKRFINEKLSGAELISCSSTSEAAQKLANENIEKAGAICHAETAKFYNLEILAQIPNKRKNETTFSFFA
- a CDS encoding bifunctional 3-deoxy-7-phosphoheptulonate synthase/chorismate mutase type II, whose amino-acid sequence is MKIKNWYSDKKPWIITGPCSAETEDQLLDTVTQLVDNGFDTIRAGVWKPRTRPNSFEGVGKIAFPWIKKAKEKFPHIQFAIEVASAEHVELALKNDIDILWVGARTTVNPFNVQEIADAVRGVEDKPILIKNPINPDLALWMGALERFDAVGIKKLGAIHRGFSTYQESIYRNIPLWQIPIELKSNFPDLLLINDPSHIAGKRELLFEIAQKAMDLQYDGLIIESHRSPNEAWSDAAQQLTPKALKEMLDSIKIREKSFPNKDFKNELEGIRDQIDETDKELLEVLSRRLELVKKIGQYKKEKNVAIFQLDRWNKIIENRPVWAKKLHLDADFIKSIYQDIHDESIRIQTEIYNEE